Proteins encoded by one window of Arachis ipaensis cultivar K30076 chromosome B04, Araip1.1, whole genome shotgun sequence:
- the LOC107635420 gene encoding phenolic glucoside malonyltransferase 1-like, protein MRSIRTAINHTTHFSLFLKFQPPSLSSSMASSDNNISIKLLDKCTVSPPPALSTDVTVSLPLTFFDMLWVRFHPVERVFFYKLHSPPSFFFEHVLPKLKTSLSLTLQHFLPLAGNLLWPSHSDKPILQYNPGDGVSLLIAESDADFNHLLGYNSPREASETRCFVPELETLESRAALMSLQITLFPNSGFSIGISTHHASLDGKSSTMFIKAWASICQSLEEEQKESPILVRELEPFFDRKVIKDAKDVGPSFLNNRSDVMSKMFPDENNVKKSLKILPFEPKVKDSVRATFKLTRSDLEKVKKKVLSNWNSNVNNGDDEESTNTPPSTLSTFVLTCSYVLVCIAKAINGIFKEKQKFGFAFTGDCRKRLEPPIPENYCGNCLWANFVDAKPEDFVKENGVVLVAKGIYKKTKMLGIEGFRGVESSAFDKYMNMAKEGVEMIGIAGSNRFGVYGIDFGWGKPEKVEIASIDRGLTMGLAENSDGNEGGVEVGLVLNKQVMDLFRTLFREGLEDD, encoded by the coding sequence ATGAGATCCATTAGAACCGCCATCAACCATACCACACATTTTTCTCTGTTTCTCAAATTTCAACcaccatcattatcatcatccatGGCTTCTTCTGACAACAACATCTCCATCAAACTCCTTGACAAATGCACAGTTTCTCCACCGCCAGCACTATCAACTGATGTTACTGTTTCTCTGCCTCTCACTTTCTTTGACATGTTATGGGTTCGCTTCCACCCCGTTGAGCGTGTCTTCTTCTACAAACTTCACTctcctccatctttcttcttcgAACATGTGCTTCCCAAGCTCAAAACCTCGCTCTCTCTTACCCTCCAACACTTCCTCCCTCTTGCTGGAAACCTACTTTGGCCTTCTCATTCAGATAAACCAATCCTTCAATACAATCCTGGTGATGGTGTTTCACTTCTCATAGCAGAATCCGATGCAGATTTCAACCATCTTTTGGGCTATAACTCACCGCGTGAAGCTTCTGAAACTCGATGCTTCGTACCAGAACTGGAAACACTGGAATCTCGTGCTGCTCTTATGTCTCTTCAGATCACTCTCTTCCCGAACAGTGGATTCAGCATCGGAATCAGCACCCACCATGCTTCTCTCGATGGGAAATCTTCCACCATGTTCATCAAAGCATGGGCTTCCATATGTCAAAGCCTTGAAGAAGAACAGAAAGAATCACCGATTTTGGTTCGCGAATTAGAGCCTTTCTTTGATAGAAAAGTTATCAAAGATGCAAAGGATGTTGGACCCTCGTTCTTGAACAATAGGTCGGACGTCATGTCCAAAATGTTCCCGGATGAGAACAACGTCAAGAAAAGCTTGAAGATTCTACCGTTCGAACCCAAGGTGAAGGACTCGGTTCGTGCAACGTTCAAGCTCACGCGTTCAGATTTGGAGAAGGTGAAGAAAAAGGTGTTGTCCAATTGGAACAGCAACGTTAATAATGGTGATGATGAAGAATCTACAAACACACCACCTAGTACTCTTTCTACTTTTGTTCTAACATGCAGCTATGTCTTGGTTTGTATCGCTAAGGCGATTAATGGCATTTTTAAGGAGAAACAAAAATTCGGGTTCGCTTTCACTGGTGATTGTAGGAAGAGGTTAGAGCCTCCAATACCTGAAAATTATTGCGGTAACTGTCTGTGGGCCAATTTTGTGGACGCAAAACCAGAGGACTTTGTTAAAGAAAACGGAGTGGTTCTTGTCGCTAAGGGAATTTACAAGAAGACAAAAATGTTGGGTATTGAAGGTTTTCGTGGTGTAGAATCATCAGCATTTGATAAGTACATGAATATGGCTAAAGAAGGAGTTGAAATGATTGGTATTGCTGGTTCTAATAGGTTTGGTGTTTATGGTATTGATTTTGGTTGGGGAAAACCTGAAAAAGTTGAGATAGCTTCAATTGATAGAGGTCTAACGATGGGTTTGGCTGAGAATAGTGATGGCAATGAAGGTGGGGTCGAGGTTGGTCTTGTTCTTAATAAGCAGGTGATGGATctgtttaggactttgtttcgtGAAGGACTTGAAGATGATTAA